Proteins encoded within one genomic window of bacterium:
- the murD gene encoding UDP-N-acetylmuramoyl-L-alanine--D-glutamate ligase: MREWRGKKALVIGLGRSGVAAARFLASEGAIVTAEDAKPEDALAAAIESLVGLGVSFSLGRHDPKLAVGSDFIVASPGVPLDLPGLVAATKKGVPLVGEMELAIQRITRPIVAVTGTNGKTTTTALIGHLLSGAGISACVAGNIGTPILDLVEEANRSKYVVLEVSSFQLDTAPSLSAKIAVWLNATRDHIDRHGSFENYVASKARLFSQMKGDGFGVYNASDEAVSRWAVKSGCTLVPFDPTGGIFSDPGDGPSMRGWFSDGDLFVKLGGKASRRYPLSKANLTGRHNRENMLAALLATSLAGADPAAIEEGLATFEGLPHRVQLVAEHKGVRYYDDSKGTNVGATVRAIEGFEEPIILIAGGLSKGCDFSDLVPAVRARVKEAVLIGEAAEEMERTLGKGIATKRASSMDEAVTIACGDAHPGDVVLLSPACASFDMFRDYADRGRAFAEAVKKFVSRESGLGRGDGRS; encoded by the coding sequence ATGAGGGAATGGAGAGGGAAAAAGGCGCTCGTGATCGGGCTGGGTCGCTCCGGCGTCGCAGCCGCTCGTTTCCTGGCGAGCGAGGGCGCGATCGTCACCGCAGAGGATGCGAAGCCGGAGGACGCGCTCGCCGCTGCGATCGAATCCCTGGTCGGCCTCGGAGTGAGCTTCTCTCTAGGCAGGCACGATCCTAAACTCGCGGTCGGCAGCGACTTCATAGTGGCGAGTCCAGGCGTGCCGCTCGATCTCCCCGGCTTGGTCGCTGCGACGAAGAAGGGCGTTCCACTCGTAGGCGAGATGGAACTTGCGATACAGAGGATAACTAGGCCGATCGTCGCGGTCACCGGCACCAACGGCAAGACCACGACCACAGCACTCATAGGTCATTTGCTCTCAGGGGCCGGCATATCGGCGTGCGTGGCCGGGAACATAGGCACCCCGATCCTGGATCTCGTGGAAGAGGCGAATCGCTCGAAGTACGTGGTTCTGGAGGTCTCTAGCTTCCAACTCGACACCGCGCCGTCGCTCTCGGCCAAGATTGCGGTCTGGCTCAACGCCACGCGCGACCACATAGACAGGCATGGCAGCTTCGAAAATTACGTGGCGAGCAAGGCGAGGCTCTTCTCCCAGATGAAGGGGGACGGGTTTGGGGTGTACAACGCCTCCGACGAAGCGGTATCGCGGTGGGCAGTGAAGTCCGGATGCACGCTTGTGCCGTTCGACCCGACCGGCGGCATCTTCTCAGACCCGGGCGATGGACCTTCGATGCGCGGATGGTTCTCGGACGGGGATCTCTTCGTGAAGCTGGGCGGCAAGGCTTCGCGGCGCTATCCGCTTTCGAAGGCGAATCTTACGGGCAGGCACAACAGGGAGAACATGCTCGCCGCACTCTTGGCGACCTCACTCGCCGGCGCGGATCCCGCGGCGATCGAGGAGGGGCTGGCCACGTTCGAGGGGCTGCCGCATCGCGTGCAGCTCGTGGCCGAGCATAAAGGCGTGCGCTATTACGATGACTCCAAGGGCACGAACGTCGGGGCCACGGTGCGCGCGATAGAGGGATTCGAAGAGCCGATAATCCTGATAGCCGGCGGTCTCTCCAAGGGCTGCGATTTTTCCGATCTCGTGCCTGCAGTTCGCGCCAGGGTCAAGGAGGCAGTGCTGATAGGCGAGGCGGCGGAGGAGATGGAGAGGACGCTCGGCAAGGGGATTGCCACCAAGAGGGCGTCGTCCATGGACGAGGCGGTAACCATTGCCTGCGGCGATGCGCATCCCGGCGACGTGGTGCTTCTGTCGCCGGCGTGCGCATCATTCGACATGTTCCGCGACTACGCGGACAGGGGAAGGGCGTTCGCAGAGGCGGTAAAGAAGTTCGTATCCCGTGAATCCGGTTTGGGAAGGGGCGATGGGAGATCTTGA